AATTTCCCCGTTGTGCGTTTGCGCGGTGATTTTGGACAATATGAAGGGCGCATTTTGCTGGTGGCCACCGCCAACTCGCCCAGTTACGGCGGGGCCATGATGATCGCTCCCGGGGCGGTGCCCGATGACGGACGTTTTCACCTCACGCTGGTAGAGCAGGTCTCGCGCCTGACGGTGGTGCGGATGCTGCCCCGGGTCATGCAAGGGACCCACCTCACCCATCCCCGTGTGCGTGTGCTCACCAGTTCGTGGGTGGAGTATGAAACACCTTCGGCCCCCTTGTGGGTGTGTGCGGACGGCGAATCGCTGTGCCAGACACCCTGCCGTTTTGAGGTGCGCCCGCAGGCGTTGCGCGTGTTAACTCCCTGAGCCTGCGCCGGCTTCAAACCAGGTGTTGGATGACATCGCGCAGAGGCGCCAGCGACGGGTCCTCCAGCGCGCGCGCCTTCAACGCCTCGCGCTCCTGGGGCTGGGCGGCCAGCTCGAAAGCACGCGCCAGCCATTCCTGGCTTTCGGATAGATGACCCAGACGACAGGCATAACACGAGAGGTCCAGCGCCATGCGTGAATCCGGCTCGAGCATGTCCATGACCTGCAGCAACAGGTCATGGGCTGCGGCCGTCTGGCCCAACTGGTGCAAGCTGTGAGCCAGTTGCATCCACCCGAGACCGTCCTCGGGCGCCACCTGGGTGAGGCAGCGCGCCGCCTCGGCACATTGCCGCCATTGTTGACGGCGGGCGGCAATTTGACACAGCAGGCGCAATACTTGCGGATGCCGGCGATACCCGGGTGAAACGTTTTTCAGTTCTTTTTCGGCCTCGTGCGGGAGCCCCAACTCGAGCCAGCCACAGGCGGCGGCAAGATGGTGCACGTCGGGAAAATCCAACGGTTTCATAAACAAGCTGGCCAGCCTGGAGATGATTGTTTGTTTCCGTCGTCTGCGGACGAAGGGTCAGGCAAACCAATATACTTCAACATCGGTTGGCGGGCAATAATCTGAAGGGGATTTTTTGCGCGATGAACCGGCTTTCACCTCGTCAACGGCGCGCGCTTTTTTTAAGCTGTGGCTGTGGAAAGCACGAAGGCCACACCCGCCATTTTGGAGCAGCCCGTCACCGTGTTGTGGGGGGTGGGCGCGGAGCGCTCGGAATTGCTGGCCAAACTGGGGATTCGGACCGTTGCTGACTTGCTGTTGCACTGTCCCCGGCGTTATGAAGACCGGCGCCACACCCTGCCCATTGGCACGTTGCAACAGGGGCAAACGGCCCTGGTGCGGGGGCGTGTGCTGGCACATGGAGTCAAGTACTTCAAGCGCCGCACGAAATCCGTGTACGAACTCATCTTGGATGACGGCACCGGCCGGCTCTACTGCCATTGGTGGAATCTTCCGTTCATGGAGAAATATTTCCGGGTGGGTGATGAGGTTGTCGCTTATGGCACGGTGCGCCAACTGCGTCCTCCCACCATGGATCATCCCGATACGGAGGTGCTGGAGGCAGATGAGGAGGCTGGCGCCCATTTCGAGCGCATCACCCCCATTTACCGGCTGACGGAGGGGGTCACGCAACGCTGGCTTCGCGGGTTGATCTGGCGCACCTTGCGGCAGGTGGAGGGCCAGATTCCCGAGACGCATCCGGTCCTGGTGGAGGCGGGTTTTCTGCCCAAATCACAGGCCTTGAATGCTCTGCATTTTCCCGCCGAAGCCGAAGAGGCCGAGCGCGCCCGCCAGCGGCTGGCGATGGAGGAATTGCTGGCATTGCAAATCCAACTGCAAACCCGGCGCTGGAAGTTGCAACAGCGCGCCGTGCCCCTGCCTTGCGGCGGGGACAACAACCGGCTCATCAAACCCTTCCTCGCCCGCCTTCCTTTCAAACTTACCGCAGCCCAAACCCGGGTGTTGCGGGAAATCCGGCAGGACCTGGGCGGGACATGTCCCATGCGGCGCTTGTTGCAGGGGGATGTGGGCGCGGGTAAAACCGTGGTGGCGGCTTGCGCGGCGTTGATGGCCCTGGAAAGCGGGCATGATGTGGCGCTCATGGCGCCCACCACCATTCTGGCCGAGCAACATTTTCGCACTTTTCAAACGTGGCTGGCGCCCTTGGGGGTGGCGGTGCATTTGTACCTTTCCGGGCGCCAGGCGGAGACGCTTGGCGCGGCCTCTCCCCAGTTGGCCATCGGCACCCACGCCTTGATTACGGAAGATTTCAGCCTTCCCAGACTGGGACTGGTGATCATTGACGAACAGCACAAGTTTGGCGTGGCCCAGCGCGAGGCCCTGGTGCGCAAGGGGCGCTATCCGCATCTGCTCATCATGACGGCCACGCCCATCCCGCGAACTCTGGGGTTGACCTTGTATGGGGATCTGGATGTTTCCGTGCTGGATGAGCGGCCGGCCGGGCGGGGGGCCATCCGCACTTTTGTCCGTGCGCCGGATAAAGCGCCCAAGGTATGGGAATTTGTGCGGCAGCAGCTCGCGGCGGGCCGGCAGGCTTATGTGGTTTATCCGCGCCTGGAAGAGGGGGATTCCGAGAACGGTTTGAAAGCGCTGCAGGAGGAATATGATCACGTGTGTCAATGCTTGCGGCCGTGGCGCGTGGGCATGGTGCACGGGCGGATGCCGCCAGCCGGGCGGGAGGAGATCATGGCCGATTTCCGCGCCAACCGGGTGCAGGTGCTTCTGGCCACCAGTGTCATTGAGGTGGGGGTGGATGTCCCCAATGCCACGGTGATGGTGGTGGAGAATGCGGAGCGGTTTGGCCTGGCCCAACTGCACCAACTGCGCGGGCGCATCGGCCGCGGCGCCCACACATCTTATTGCATATTGCTGGCCGGCGTTAAATCGCCCGAGGCCCTGGAGCGCCTGGAGGTGCTGGTGCAGCATCAGGACGGTTTTGCCATTGCCGAGGAGGATTTGCGGCTGCGCGGGCCGGGTGACCTGTGCGGGCAGGCGCAAAGCGGGCTGCCGGATTTTCGTTTTGCGGATTTGCGGCGCGATCTGAAACTGGTGGAGCAGGCGCGGGATTTGGCGCGCAAGCAGTTGGTGGGGCCGGGAGGGGCGAGGTGATCAACCGGGGGCGCGTTCCGCCAGCAGTTGCAGCAGGGACGCGCAGAGGGCCTGCTGGTCCCGGCAGTGTTGGGGGGGGCGTTGCGACGTGACCAGGGCAAAGCCGGGGCCGTAGGCGCGGCCGTTGAGGACGCAGGCATGGGAACGGGCCTCCTCTAGCTGGCGCCGGGCTTTGGCGAGGGCTTCCTCCGTTGTGCCTTCCAGCTCGTATTTCCAGCCAATGATGATGGCCCGGGGAAACCAATCGCGCAGAAGCGGCAGAAGTTTGGGCGTGGGCACCAGTTCAGCCAGCAAAGGCGCGCCGCGTGATTCAATTTTGGCGCCGCGCACCTCCTGCGTGGTGCCATCGGGCAGGCGGCGGTAAATGCGGCCAAACGTAAAGTCGCTGACGGCGGCAGCGTGAAAAACCGCCTCGATGGCCCCGCCGGCGCGGGCGGCCAACTGTTCGCGCAGGCTTTGCGTGGAGGTGAAACGCTGGATTTCGCTCCGCGGCAGCTCCGGGGGCGGCACGATGGCCTGCTCGCTCAGCAGCAGACACACCTCATGACCGGCGGCGGTCAGGGCGGCGGCCAGGCCACAACCCAGCCTGCCGGTGGAAAAATTGGTTAGGCGGCGGACTTCATCCAGCGGCTCAAACGTGGGGCCGGCCGTGACCAGACAGCGCATGCGAAGGTTGGACTGGCGGGCGGTTAACCGCGGAAATAGATGATCAGGCCGTAATCTTCCACCAGTTTTTGGGAGGTGGGATCGATGTGGGAATAACTGACTGGATAAAGCCCCAGAATGTGTTTTTCACCGATTTTTTGCAGGATCTCGGTAACCGTCTCATCGAATTTATCCTTGCCAAACTCCAGGCACTCGGAGCGGCGGATGGTTTTAATGCGCAACACGCGGTCGCTTTCCTGGGCGGCAAACTCCAGCGGGCGCGAAGCCTTTTTGATGAGGGCCTGGACCGGCGCCTTGCCGGTGGGCACCTTGAAATGCTTCTCCTCCTTGGCCGCAGCCGATGTGGCGATGGGATTCAACACCGTCTCCGGCGTCGGCGCTGCAGCTTCGGCGGGCGGGGCGGGAATGATAATGGGCGTGCCGCAGGAGGGGCATTCAATCTCACTGCCGGCGCCGGAAGCGTCCACTTCCAGCTCCTGCTCGCAGGCGGGGCATTTGAAGGTGATGTCCATAGGTTGAGCGCTGTTTTGTTCGCAGTCATTATAAACCTGCCAAAGGGCGTTGGCCAGCACAAGATGCAGGAGACTCCCCGCCCGGTGCAGGCCGCGGCGCGCCCCACGCGCCGGGGAGGGTGCATGGCTTTTAGGTTGCGCGGGCAGGAAGCTCAGGCACAATGAAGTTACGTTCCGAGGCCGCTTATGAAAAAAGAATTAGCCGCGCGTTTTACGGTAAGTCTGCCGCCCGGGCTGCTGCAGCAATTGGATGACTGGGTGCATGCCAAAGGGTTTGACAACCGCTCGCAGGCGGTGGCGGATATGATTCGGGATCGTTTGGTGGACCAGTTGCAGGAATCCCCCGAGCGCGAAATTGCCGGCACCATCACGCTGGTTTATGACCATCACAAGCCGCATTTGACCGAGGAATTGACCGATTTCCAGCACG
This sequence is a window from Verrucomicrobiia bacterium. Protein-coding genes within it:
- a CDS encoding tetratricopeptide repeat protein; its protein translation is MKPLDFPDVHHLAAACGWLELGLPHEAEKELKNVSPGYRRHPQVLRLLCQIAARRQQWRQCAEAARCLTQVAPEDGLGWMQLAHSLHQLGQTAAAHDLLLQVMDMLEPDSRMALDLSCYACRLGHLSESQEWLARAFELAAQPQEREALKARALEDPSLAPLRDVIQHLV
- the recG gene encoding ATP-dependent DNA helicase RecG; this encodes MESTKATPAILEQPVTVLWGVGAERSELLAKLGIRTVADLLLHCPRRYEDRRHTLPIGTLQQGQTALVRGRVLAHGVKYFKRRTKSVYELILDDGTGRLYCHWWNLPFMEKYFRVGDEVVAYGTVRQLRPPTMDHPDTEVLEADEEAGAHFERITPIYRLTEGVTQRWLRGLIWRTLRQVEGQIPETHPVLVEAGFLPKSQALNALHFPAEAEEAERARQRLAMEELLALQIQLQTRRWKLQQRAVPLPCGGDNNRLIKPFLARLPFKLTAAQTRVLREIRQDLGGTCPMRRLLQGDVGAGKTVVAACAALMALESGHDVALMAPTTILAEQHFRTFQTWLAPLGVAVHLYLSGRQAETLGAASPQLAIGTHALITEDFSLPRLGLVIIDEQHKFGVAQREALVRKGRYPHLLIMTATPIPRTLGLTLYGDLDVSVLDERPAGRGAIRTFVRAPDKAPKVWEFVRQQLAAGRQAYVVYPRLEEGDSENGLKALQEEYDHVCQCLRPWRVGMVHGRMPPAGREEIMADFRANRVQVLLATSVIEVGVDVPNATVMVVENAERFGLAQLHQLRGRIGRGAHTSYCILLAGVKSPEALERLEVLVQHQDGFAIAEEDLRLRGPGDLCGQAQSGLPDFRFADLRRDLKLVEQARDLARKQLVGPGGAR
- a CDS encoding phosphopantothenoylcysteine decarboxylase, encoding MRCLVTAGPTFEPLDEVRRLTNFSTGRLGCGLAAALTAAGHEVCLLLSEQAIVPPPELPRSEIQRFTSTQSLREQLAARAGGAIEAVFHAAAVSDFTFGRIYRRLPDGTTQEVRGAKIESRGAPLLAELVPTPKLLPLLRDWFPRAIIIGWKYELEGTTEEALAKARRQLEEARSHACVLNGRAYGPGFALVTSQRPPQHCRDQQALCASLLQLLAERAPG
- the nikR gene encoding nickel-responsive transcriptional regulator NikR, coding for MKKELAARFTVSLPPGLLQQLDDWVHAKGFDNRSQAVADMIRDRLVDQLQESPEREIAGTITLVYDHHKPHLTEELTDFQHDHHHAIISTLHVHLDHHNCLEVLVVRGKVAEIQRMADRLLAIKGLKHGKLTVTTTGKDIPA